In Planococcus citri chromosome 4, ihPlaCitr1.1, whole genome shotgun sequence, the genomic window AggcaatttatggcaatttttaatattttcaggtacctatttaattttttcaagttttaacgttgttttacttacgcaattttttctgaattcgtAAACATTCCATGAACCcttatttttacgatattttactcaaatttcaatctattccatcaaattttattcgtgctccctgtatatttgtaattttgaaccctttttttacaGCCCCTACTTTAGGCACcccaaaaaaaggatttttcgcatattttttcaaataaattgaagaatttacatttgaaacgaactagcaagtgctcgattaCTTTGTTAttcgatttttcctgtaacattcataattgagctattttggatcaaattctgagattttactcttcgaaaaaacgttaaaatcacaaatgtacatattttgagcatttccaaACAATTTTGTACCCCAAAATTTGGTCACGATTTTTGGGACTTTTGAAAAAGGTGCCATACGAGATGCGACCTATCAATAAATTAGTTGAAATGACAGAATCCCAAATTCCAAATTGggctggaaaaattttgaaagaaaatcaaaattttctatcgagACTtctttgagcagttttgaagagtTTTTGGGGTGaagggtttttgaaaatgttgaaaaagtgccatgcgaccaatcaaaataagtcaaaaattcagcaaaaaatccTAAATGTGTATAACAATTTTTGTGCAAAGTTGATAGAAAGTTTggattttaacacatttttatgaatcacatgacacctttttctaaaattttgaaaatcatgtccCCATTttgaggttcaaaattttttaaaaaatattacaataaattttcgtcaaaatatttcgattttgtacaaaattggagggctctaaaaaaaaaataaggttcaaaattacgaatatacagggagcttaattgaactttctcatctagataattgaatatgttcctcaaaacgttacgttcagcgcaaatcgcaggttttttagttttccaggggttcccaaaatatttaaattatgaaaaatcaaaaaatggatttttgggtaccagcgaaaaattttattgagctcaaaagttagtaggatggaggtctttcagatactaatgatttgtgaaaagctttttagcaaAGTTCAAAGGGATGGGTTCAAACTAATGgtaccaaattttattttaattaaccCCCCTTCCTTCCAATTTCTGCCTcagagggtcgaaaatagaaaaatcacctcgcataacgtttatcgggttcaaaccgATATTTTAcggtaaaaaatttttgaaaagaatactcagtggttcctaaaactATTTTTAAgttgcaactttgggaaccccggagccaaaaatagtaattttagGTCAACTAATCACGGATTTGCATTTGGGACATTCATTACAACTTTTAAGAGAGGTCGAGTCGAAAACTGTCTGggaccaaaaaatgaccttatcgTAACTCCTCCTTTgagatattttctcaatttttggtttctttttgatatcattcatttttggaaacCTTTCAAATCGccctgttttttaaaatgaatttatatGTACAATACACAACCAGGTAAATATTCATGTAAATGCACTCTAACCTGAGGTATACGTTTGGGAGGTTTGATGTGTATTCCTCCAATATCCACGACTCCTGGCACCAAAGGTATTGGAGCATTGGTAGCCAAATTACTGCTCACGAATAATAAACTAATATTACGAACAAGCTCAGCCACAGGTGGCGCTAGTTGAAGATGTTTATGAATCACGACATCATTATTTCCGAACTTTACGAGCTTATAAAGAGACAAAGACAGAATGTACACGATGGTATTTTtaatcctttcaaaaaaatccattcctTTAACATAATCCGTTAATAAATTAGGCACATAAGATGGATTATCTGGATTACCCATCCTGTTCGATAGCCAAGGAAACATTACATTCGGCATGAATGTAATCACAGGAACGTTGAATTTCCACGCGTACATTAACATTAAATCACTCGCGAATGTTTCCGTCAtaaataaatcgaatttttcagtCGAATTGAGTAATTCCAATAGAGGCTCGCACTGATCAAATTTATcgaataaatcagaaaaaagcACCGaacgaagttttaaaaatgaactggAGGGTCTAGGAGCCGATGGATCTATAGTCACATATCTCCCTGGTGTAGGAAAACAATGTCCAATATCTACATCcttataattcgaaatgttttctttttttggaaacggACTGTAAACTGTAACGTCATACCCTTGTTGAgctaattttatcaatattggATCCGGAATAGCGTAATGACTCGTCGATGGAAATGGAAATACTGCTAATATTTTATAACTTGAGCTGATGTTCAAGCAACTCGatacgattaaaaaaatcaccaacaacATTATTACACTACTGTTCATCGCGCTGTCGAATTATGATAAACTTGATTCGAATTTGCACAAATTAATCGCATTCTTTCACTACAATGTTTCAATACTTAATCGATTCACAATCACTTAGATAACTAAACACAAAGAACTTCTGCCGATGttaaattatgccaaaatattttaaaaatttatcagaaatatACCACATAGTACGAAATCTACAATTAAGTTGATAAGTTAGTCTTCAAAGACTTAATCTAACTTTTATCGGTATTTTCtccaattatttcaaaaaagtccattaaaaaaacacacacagacgataaaactttttttctgtaTCTTCATACTTAAAGTGAGGGAGAAAAATGAAGGATGATTCCGAATGATTTACGAAATAAAATATGTAGCTACCTACTGGTATCAAACTCTTCTTTATGCCAACAATCtgctttgcatttttttacaattagacctacctattaaaattttaagGTCGATTTAGGCTTActtctattttatttatttagtgtttttttttacattggaaTTTGATATGCACCATTTAAtacatatgatttttttacatcaaaataaacttccaactctgcaaaaaaaattaataaatctaatttcatctcaaaaagTGTCTAAAATCGCAAcacaaaaagtaatttcaacGAACCAAAAGCACCCAATATTCTAAATTCCcattaccaaaataaaaaaacctattttctAACCTCAGGTACTACTTTAGCTGGTTTAATATGTATTCCACCAATATCCACAACTCCTGGAACCAACGGTATCGGCGCATTGATAGCCGAATTCGTACTCACAAATAACAAGCTCGTATTACGAACAAGATCTTCGACTCGAGGTGCTGACTTGAGATACTTATGAATGGTGATATTATCGTATCTAGACGTGTAATATTTATGCATAAGCAATGACAAGGAGTACACCAAGGTATTTCCAACCCTTTggaaaaacgtcatttttgtcaaataccCGGACAATAAATTAGGCACGTAAGCTGGGTTATCAGGATTACCCATTCTGTTCGACAACCAAGGAAACATTACATTCGGCACGAATGTGATCATAGGCACGTTGAATTTCCACCCATACATCAGCATCACGTCATGTACGAATGTTTCAGTGAAAAACAAATCGTATTTTTCGCTAGAGTCGAGCAATTCCATCAGAGGTTCGCATTTATCCAGCTTATTCAATATTACATCGGCGAAAAAAGGTAGGAAAACTTTCACAACCGGATTAGAAGCGACAAACGCAAGTACATCCATGGAAACCGCATCTATCTGCATGGAGAAACAATGCCCAATATCGATCTCCTGGTAATTCGGTATTTTCTCTATTTTGGGGTACGGGTTGTAAACGGTGACATTATGTCCAAGTTCGGCTAGTCTCACTAGTAAAGGATCGGCAATGGCGTAATGACTTTTCGATGGAAATGGTAAAACAGCGAGTATTTTATAACTCGAACTAACGTTAAATTGgctcaaaaatacgaaaaaagtaACTACGAACGATGCTAAATTAAAATTCACCATTGTGAGACCTCGCGaccaaatatgaaaatatcaacCAAGTACGATATCGTCATTACGAGCACTAACGACCCAGTGACAACCAACGTCTGGTTGTATTAAAAATACTAATGCAAATGATGGTTTAATTATACAGCAAGaccattttatttaattttttaaaccattacTATAATATGGTAATGATAATGAAGCATTAGGTAGATACTATTTTACGAATCATTTTTAAAGTAAAGTTACcaaaaacagctgaaaattcCTCCATGAGCATTACATATTAGGTGAAAATTGCAacatattgaataattttagctAGGTGCTCAAAAGAATCAATCATCGTCGAGTGCACATACTCGTCAGTGGATTAAGCGCTCAAGTGGTCTTCTTTTAATGGAAATTAAACGTGACAGAGTAAGCACACTTGAGGGAATTAATGTCTTGATGACAATATTATGCAATAATTTAGAGCAGAAATGCGTTTAATTTTGCACACATAAAGccgaatgaaattttctaaaatatgaTACGTACGAGGTATCATGACTAGTAGACAAATTCGCAGCAATTAAAGAACGAAATatgtgaaatatttaattttttggaaggaGAAGGGAGGGCCAAAgcacaaaaaattgcaattaatattttttcagatcaaatttatttgaattttcaagttaaaataattcgatttttcaggttaaaattattcaatttttcaaaaaaaaaccgtgAACCAAATACCTAGTTAGggtaaaataaaactaaaatgtaacaaaaaaaaggatgattttagcaaaaaatcgagACAGAAGAGGGAAGAGAAACAGGACTGTCTTTCACTTTAATGGATGATTTTACTTTAGAACCCATTCTGTGGATCTGAACTCTGCAGATTTCCCAAACATTAAGAAATTCGTCTTGAAATGCCGGaaaacaaagttttgaaattgaaaaattgtcacacGTTCTGATTTTTTCTCCACTCATCAGGAactaatgttttgaaaaaaatatctcaccACGATTTATACATTTGAtgatctacccccccccccccgcgatTTATTTTAATCTCAGACTGTAACTCCTTTCTCATTTCTGCAAGGAGGGAAACTGGATTTAGAAATTTGGCGACAACCAAcagatttattttaaattgacaaagtaggtatcagaaccatttagtaggtaggtaggtaggtaggtaggtagtgaaaaaaaatattgattaaaaaaataagcatCGCATgtaaaagaagaataaaagCAGGTCTTTTAACAGGACTTTTTTTCCAGTATTTCAATTTGAGAAATAGGACAGATTACGTAAggtaataatgtaggtacctatttatttttcagtcgaaaatttctactttagaaaaaactagaaaaaatgcaaaaaaaatcaaaattctgaaacaaaaagatgaaatataTCTAacaggacttttagcaggaaattttttcaagtatttctaGAGGAGGAGAgaggattaaaaattgaattaaacggattaggtactcaaaattcTAAACGAATATACAACTAATtagaatattcaaattttttttagaaaaattattgaagcagaacttacttttttttgcaattttggagaaaaagctATAAGCTTTCACagcttatttttcttttctaaaaaaagtatcaattttaaaattcgagaatAATTCTAATTTCAGGTGcccaattaaaaatgaattaaaaaatagttacctatacctacgcatatgaaaaattttattaaatttagaaaatgtaaacattcatttttttgcacaaaaagtaagatttttttccccaatttcaattttaccaaaaaacagaatttttgtggctttttcaaaaagcaggactttttacAAGGTTCGGAAAAAATCGCTGCAAAAAAACGTGTCTATTTGCAAGTTTGGCTAAAAAGCAAgtctttctggcagttttggttttaaaaaatcagagtAGCAGGACATTTATAAATACTGAGCAAAAATTCAGAGTTcaactgcagaaaaaaaatcaagacatcTTGACGAAAACAAGAACTGTGCAAGATTATCACGAGTATTAAAGACAccctgttttttaaaaatgatcagAAGTTTTCATTCAAGAGTCTAAAATGTAGAGCTGAGTAGATCCTAATTCTTTCGATGATATTCAAGTTCAACAAATCAGTTGGAAATGTCCATCCCTTCTTCCCACACAAACTCAAAATTATGAGAGTAGGTCTTAGGTCTAGGTacggtagtaggtaggtacctattactctcattcaaattttgagcagaTTTTTCACCTATTATATTAAGTACTCTGTGGCGAAATATGTAAAATGTGAATGATAAAGTTgattcaattccaaacattctCATTCCATATAGAATCCCTAATAATACACAGTAACCTAAGACTTACCTTACCCACTATAAATGTTTTTAGGATGAAAATTCgtaactcacctgaaacagaaaaatggaaaaaatcgttATTATCatgcaaattttctaaaatacatatgtacataaattttaAGTTATTCTTCATTTCAATCGAACGTGGATCAATAGgcacatatgtacctatttgcaTAATATTTATTCGGTATGATATTACGATTAGATACATCGGTCAATTAttttgtagtaggtacataatttcttTTGACATGGATATGTTTCTAAGTAGAACGGGAAGGGGGAGGGTCAGAGTGAAATATGtgataaaaattagaattattaatcattgatttttttttcaatttcaagagaaaaaattatgatatcactttgtgcaattttttcaatttaaaaacatttacctcgtttaaaaaattcatctatagtacctacttaatctctttttttcaatcttttcaatcgaggtttcttttttcagaaaaatccttggctaaattttttttaaaaatccaagtcGTAGTTCTAAATCTTCCACTGCATTTTCCTTGTCCCTGCCCACAcctcaatttttccaatcttATTTCTTTGAGTACCGAAAAAGAAATGCTTATCAGCAAGTTTTACTTCAGtttcgattgaatttttgaaagctgcaTTAGATCcgaattttcgtcattttgtctGACATTCGAAACCTTGAGAAAAATCTGGATGAGTTCCTGACGACATGTCTGCCTTTTAggaagaaaattggaaaattctcgaaattgacacatcagggtgtctaacaaaatctgaaaactaaaaagaaggactttgGAAGGACCTTGGAAGGACCTTCTGgaaggacatttttaaaattaaaaatgcgcctactgacccccccccctcattcatttttacaaaattggcaaaaaaaacttcgaaaatttttaaaagtaacaaaaaaattaataacattcGAAATAGACCTGATAAATTTCTTGTCAAATGActaccaaatccaaaaaacaaaatttcgtacttttttcataTCCCTAGCTTACTTTTTagacatcaaaattgagtaagggAAACTActttgttgagaaattttaatatcaggtatggtactcaaatttttcttaaacaaataactttagcaaccaaaaagtaatcaaaaaagtaagtgactaaaaaaatgtttaatgtaATAAAAAGGAGGTGAGTAAAACACTTTCCACACAAAACATTatacatttcattttcagaggTGTGACGAAACGATGCGTGCTGGGAGATGGAGATGGAGAGGGGGTGAGACTGAgacattcttccaatttttctcgctatatttttccaattgtttactccaacacccccccccctcgcaccaagattttttccaaacaattggccagatgtggttcgaaacatttttttaaaagaaaagttagaaacaaaaatgtcgaataaaaaatttatttgaatttttcattgattggattatgtttttggaatttcttgaggagtgtatttttccattctaggaaaagtttgaaaattttcgtagcaGAATTGCAATctgtccgagcgaagcgagggtgaaatctgagaaaaattgataattcaaaacgtaaaacatcattttttatgcaaaaagttgattttcatagcttcaaaatttacaaatttttaaagttttcagaaaatttcataagtatTTATCATAGctaaaaacatgaataaatgcccgagcgaagcgagggcaaaaactttcgaaaattcacaattcctgagtagtaaaacagcattatttttgatttgaggagtcatatttttctaccctttaactTTGGtcagaaaaaagagaagaaaaatgatcttgcccgagcgaagcgagggcgaaagctgtggaAAATTTATACAATATGAGACGTAAGAGAAAACCATTCCTAATTTTTATTAAGTGacagaattattagaaaattcggaaaaaagaaggaccttcgggcaaaaagaaggacttttgaaggactttttgaaaaagaaggaccaataggcaaaaagaaggacttttactgacctggaaggaccggaaggaccgttagacaccctgcacatggattgattttcttttcagaaaaagAGTTTATACTAATTTTTTCACGCCTTctatttatttcagttttagaCTGCCTCTAAATTTACTTCCAAGAGGGGATGCAACACTTCATAACAAGGTTCAGCTTTTTGAACATCTTAGCTCACaatcaagtaggtactaaagtacctacatattttcttCACGAAAATGAACACgaaaaaaactacgaaaaatcGTTGTCCATTACTTCAAGGTCATGGATAAAACATGTACTGAGATATTAATTACTTCGAAAACTTCTCTATTTTTATCCACTGAAGGACATCTTTTTCACGTACTTAGTAGGTACAATAAATGCTAATATTgcatcacgaaaaaaattcaaaaatcatctaaaTTGGTCGAGTGTACCTACCCATGTAAATTTCTAGGTAGTtagaggtacctaacctacactGTATGTCTACTAGACATACATTTCAACCAGTTCTCGATCGAAACGcgaatatgtacctatttcaaaaaaaagatgacGAAATTCCCAACAAAATAAGTATCACCATAATTTCACATAAAACACCACTCGATGACTCAAAACCAACCTTAGGAAGAGGTTTCGCAGGTTTAATGTGTATTCCACCGATATCGACGACCGCGGGAACCATCGGCATAGGAGAATTGATCACCGAGTTGGCTCCAATAAATAACAAACTCGTATTCTTGATCAAATCATCTACAGGAGGAGCAGATTCATAAACACTATGAATAATTGtatcatcatttttggaagTCCTTAGAGGATAGAGGATCATGGAAAGACCATACAACACCGTATTCTGCACCCTTTGGAAAAAACTCATCTCTCCCACGAACCCAGATAATATATTAGGCACGTAGGCAGGATTATCAGGATTACCCATCCGGCTCGCTAACCAAGGAAACATCACGTTTGGTATATAAGTGATGACAGGAACTTTGAATTTTGCAGCGTACATTAGCATAGCATCGCTTACGAACGTCTCGGTGAAAAAAAGATCGTATTTTTCGGTCGAGTTCAATAATTGCAAAAGAGGATCGCAAGTtggaatattattattttgaagattAATGAACAGGAAAGCCAGACAGCTGAATGGACTGGAAGCCATTGATGCCATATCATCCATAGTTATTGTATCGATATTGACTGGTAACTTCATACATGATGCAATATCAATCTCTTTGTAATTGGGTATCTTGTTCTTCTTCGGGTACGGATTGTAGACAGTGACGTCATGTCCGAGTTCGGCTAATTTGACGAGCAGAGGATCGAGTACAGCGTAATGGCTTTTCGATGGAACAGGCAAAACAGCTAGAATTTTGTAGCACGAACCAACGCAAAAGTAActcaaaaaaaccgaaaaaattgccaacaacaTGATCGAAGCTCAACACGAAACCGAACAAAAACCCATAAAAAATACGACTGTGTCTTCGAATTGTCACAAACAGGGAAACTAACCAAttcgaagtgaatttcagcacTACATAAATTGTTTCCCAGAAATCCTAATTACACAAGCCTACCATCATCGAGTGGACCTTCTTAAAAATTACAATGACCAAGCGAAACTTGATACGAAAATTATTGAGATACAGGCATCAAATCAACacgaatattaaaaaattggcacgcGATGACCTTCACTTCTCATCGTAGTAATTTATAGGAAAGCAAACAAAAGAATCAACGTTACATTCCACACTAACCTTAGGCAGAGATTTAGCTGGTTTAATGTGTATTCCTCCGATATCGACGACACCGGGAACCAAAGGTATGGGCCCATTGATGACCGAATTTGAGGCTGTGAACAGTAAACTAGTATTCCCAATGATATCTTCCATCGGTGGAACTGATTTGAAATACTTTTGGACTATTTCGTTATCGTTTCTGGTGGTGAGATATTTATACAAAGTATTCGATAGAACATACAGGACGGTATTCCAAGTCCTTTCCAGAAAGCTCATTTTCTCCAAATATCCCGAGATGATATTCGGCACATAGGCAGGATTATCAGGATTACCCATCCTGCTGGATAACCAAGGCAGCATGACATTTGGTATAACAGTAATTAAAGGTGCATCGAACTTGCTCGCGAATGCTGTGGTCACATCTGTGATGAAAGTTTCAGTCAGCACAGCGTCGTATTTCTCGTCCGAGTTCAACAATTCCATAAAAGgtttacaattttcgaaatcgtgaaatttaggtgtaaagaaaaataaaatgattagatTGTTCAACGAATTCGAAGCCATCGAAGCCATGAAATCCACAGTGAGAACTTCTTTTGGTGGAGCGAAACAGGGTCCGATATCGAAATTTCTGTAATTCGGGATTTTCTCCTTTTTGGGGAACGGGCTATAGACGGTGACTTCATGTCCCAGCTCGGCCAATCTCACGAGTATAGGATCAGGTATAGCGTAATGACTTATAGACGGAAATGGCATAACAGCCAGTATTTTGTAACATGATCCGAAGCTAAAGTAGCTCAAAAACACTAGAAAAACTGCCACCAGCATGGtgataaattggtaaacttCGAATAATTACACTACGTAAAATCTCGTCGGATGTAATAACTTCCCGGCACATTCATTCATACGCAACGAAACACCACACAATGCACACCGAGAGAACTACACTGTAATACTGGCGAATGAAGGAATGATTAGCACGCCTACTAAACGACTAGTATATAATGTACAACAATGCTGTGCTCTTACAACTTGATGTGGAGGCCTGTGGTCTGGTTTCCAACCATGTGTTTAgagctaaaattaaaaatacgagtaagtgaGGGTATTGTTTATACACTCGTGACGCGAATACTCGAATAATCATCTAGAAGTTGTCTATCATTCGTTATGAAACGAGTCAAAATAAATAGCCGGCcggtatttattttaaaaatcactcgaaaattttgctgattttttcatgtatgtagctctacctctacctatcaaACCGTAGTAAGTACgatattgaaataggtacctagtacctactcgttcTTGGAAATTATTGCTCATGAAGAACAATGAAActacagaaaattattttcatttactgTCACTTTAAATTCTTGAATCATATACTTTCAACATTTCCCAATAAAACGTAATACTTAGGTAAAGTGATGCAAGAAATTCTTTCTTCGCAAATCCATTATTATTGGCCCAACACttgaaaaatcttaatttttaagCTTCTTTCatcattctttcattttcttgatTCGTTCCCTGCATTTTCGATAAGATTGTTGACACATTCAATTCCTGTCAGAATTAATTCGATTCGAAAAAAtcttaagtaggtattcaaatctccaaagattttgagaattttgtttacattttgtagcctatattttcatttcaacaaaaatttataaatatttgtatttcaacaagaaaaaatccaagttcatattcaacttcgaaaactGCTCAGTTGATTTTATAACCCAAtgataaatacgagtaggttgTCATCAAAATAGAAACACTTCGTAGAATtttcgtacaaattttcaaaaatgtgacagAATGTTTGACATAGATATTTTCAGAAACTTATAAATGTGATGGGACGCAAATCATGCATTGGAGAATCATCGTCTTGGAAATTTTGgagagaccccccccccctttcccaCCACCAAGAGCACAAAAAATACGCATGGCAAACTAACGAGAAATGATTGACCAATTATTAATAACAAATTACCAACCAGCAATTCAACAAAAGCTACAAGTAATacgccaaaaattaccagaaatacTAACATCTTGGGtcttttggaggggggggggatattcATAGTTAccattaccagtaattcaccgaAGTTAGTAATGCCAagtcatttaccaaaaaactacCAATAATCAACTAgaaaatcagtaatttaccaaaaattaccaaaaggtaatttaccaaaaattaccagtgtgtaattaattttcaaaaaaataccatcaagtaagtaatttacaaaaaattatagacactgtacctggGGGAAGACAACGAACTAGCGGCCATATTGGCCGAATTATGTGTTtcatgccaatttatcccgctgggtgcttttggctgcgctggtGTCGAATTCTTGAACGAAGTACCATGCGAAGTACAGCGCGCTGcgcgcgcagccaagagcatccAACTACTATCACTACCATCCCTCTTCCCCGTTGCTTGCAAACTGAAGTAtagcgcagccaaaagcacccagcgggagaaattggcatgacacaagattttactaccgtcccttttccccgttgcctgcagtTCGGTGTCTTACCCGGAGGGCacaggtacagtgtctatacaaaaaattaacaaatggtgattaccaaaaattatcaactggTAATTACCAAAACTTATCAactggtaattaccaaaaattttcaactggtaattaccaaaaattactaaaaggtaatttattaaaaataatctgTGTGTATttgtgtaatttaccaaaaattaccagcgcTTGATCTATCAAAAAATACCAGCAGAtattttaccgaaaattaccagcaggtattttaccaaaaaataccaaaacgtcattcaccaaaaattaccaacaggtaatttaccaaaaattaccaacaggtgatttaccaacaattaccaACAGGTAATTACCAGCaggttttttaccaaaattactaacaggtaatttaccaaaaattaccaataggTGATTTatctaattccaaaaaatatctaccaaatagtaattaccaaaaagtatcaatagtaattaccaaaaaataccaaattaaaatcgctaaaaattaccaaaaaatggtaattactaaaaattatcaaaaaataaagaattaccaaaatttaatttacaaaaaattactaatagTAGGTAATCTACTAAAAATTACCTGtgtgtaatttaccaaaaactagcAGCagataattaaccaaaaattgccagcgtgtaatttaacaaaaatttcaccagataATTGACCAAATATCACCAGcaagtattttaccaaaaatcaccaacaggtaattcaccaaaaattgcaaataggTTACTTACCACAAATTACCCTAGGGTAATTAGGCAAACATTACCGgtgtgtaaaattattaaatggtaattaccaaaaattaccaaaaggtaATTTAGTGAACATTACCCGtgtgtaatttaccaaaaaattatcagcagGTAATTTACTAAAGAATTACCaataggtaatttaccaaaaactaccaataagtaatttaccaaaaattaccaataggtaatttaccaaaatcaaaaattaccaataggtaattcactaaaaaaattac contains:
- the LOC135844663 gene encoding UDP-glycosyltransferase UGT5-like isoform X37, translating into MLLAIFSVFLSYFCVGSCYKILAVLPVPSKSHYAVLDPLLVKLAELGHDVTVYNPYPKKNKIPNYKEIDIASCMKLPVNIDTITMDDMASMASSPFSCLAFLFINLQNNNIPTCDPLLQLLNSTEKYDLFFTETFVSDAMLMYAAKFKVPVITYIPNVMFPWLASRMGNPDNPAYVPNILSGFVGEMSFFQRVQNTVLYGLSMILYPLRTSKNDDTIIHSVYESAPPVDDLIKNTSLLFIGANSVINSPMPMVPAVVDIGGIHIKPAKPLPKNIEKFINESKHGVVYFCMGSLLRGETFPPEKREAFLYAFSKIPQRVLWKWEGDVLPGKSDNIMISKWMPQRDILAHPNVKLFISHGGLLGTSEAVYEGVPVLGIPIFGDQRTNIKSLEANGAGELLDYNEISKEVVLEKIQRLLNDPKYKENAKLLSDRYRDRPMSPLDTAVYWTEYVIRHKGAPHLRTAAADMPWYQYLLLDVIAFIVAVLVAGLLIIYYTTKFILRAIYGLICGGGAKKGSSKSDKKKRN
- the LOC135844663 gene encoding UDP-glycosyltransferase UGT5-like isoform X40; amino-acid sequence: MLVAVFLVFLSYFSFGSCYKILAVMPFPSISHYAIPDPILVRLAELGHEVTVYSPFPKKEKIPNYRNFDIGPCFAPPKEVLTVDFMASMASNSLNNLIILFFFTPKFHDFENCKPFMELLNSDEKYDAVLTETFITDVTTAFASKFDAPLITVIPNVMLPWLSSRMGNPDNPAYVPNIISGYLEKMSFLERTWNTVLYVLSNTLYKYLTTRNDNEIVQKYFKSVPPMEDIIGNTSLLFTASNSVINGPIPLVPGVVDIGGIHIKPAKSLPKNIEKFINESKHGVVYFCMGSLLRGETFPPEKREAFLYAFSKIPQRVLWKWEGDVLPGKSDNIMISKWMPQRDILAHPNVKLFISHGGLLGTSEAVYEGVPVLGIPIFGDQRTNIKSLEANGAGELLDYNEISKEVVLEKIQRLLNDPKYKENAKLLSDRYRDRPMSPLDTAVYWTEYVIRHKGAPHLRTAAADMPWYQYLLLDVIAFIVAVLVAGLLIIYYTTKFILRAIYGLICGGGAKKGSSKSDKKKRN
- the LOC135844663 gene encoding UDP-glycosyltransferase UGT5-like isoform X13 — its product is MVNFNLASFVVTFFVFLSQFNVSSSYKILAVLPFPSKSHYAIADPLLVRLAELGHNVTVYNPYPKIEKIPNYQEIDIGHCFSMQIDAVSMDVLAFVASNPVVKVFLPFFADVILNKLDKCEPLMELLDSSEKYDLFFTETFVHDVMLMYGWKFNVPMITFVPNVMFPWLSNRMGNPDNPAYVPNLLSGYLTKMTFFQRVGNTLVYSLSLLMHKYYTSRYDNITIHKYLKSAPRVEDLVRNTSLLFVSTNSAINAPIPLVPGVVDIGGIHIKPAKVVPENIEKFINESKHGVVYFCMGSLLRGETFPPEKREAFLYAFSKIPQRVLWKWEGDVLPGKSDNIMISKWMPQRDILAHPNVKLFISHGGLLGTSEAVYEGVPVLGIPIFGDQRTNIKSLEANGAGELLDYNEISKEVVLEKIQRLLNDPKYKENAKLLSDRYRDRPMSPLDTAVYWTEYVIRHKGAPHLRTAAADMPWYQYLLLDVIAFIVAVLVAGLLIIYYTTKFILRAIYGLICGGGAKKGSSKSDKKKRN